DNA from Solanum stenotomum isolate F172 chromosome 3, ASM1918654v1, whole genome shotgun sequence:
AAATTGAATGTTGTTCTTTTATCCCATTTTTCAATTCTTAATGTATGATTGTTTATGTTGTTCTCTTAAATATTTGAGTATGGGTTGTGATtaataccaatgacttgaatagtactTTTGATTGAACGATGTGTTGGTGCAAGTCCAATGAGGCAaatttgagttgcataagtGATGTGTGAACTCTTAGCATCTTATTGTGTCTAGTCGATGGTTGAAGTGAGTCatgtgatgatcgttgcacgcGAGCTCAATTTGTATTGTAAAGATCGATGATTGTGTTGGATGCCTTGTGTGGTGAGATTTTCTTGATATATGTACTTTGTGATACCTAGAACTTGCCACGTTGGTCCAATTGACTAACATTGGCGAATGAAAGAAATGATCTTAGGAACAATTTTTTTGAGAGTGAACAAAGTTACCATCCTACCTCtttgtgaccaccttgtgaAAGTGTGAACCTAACTTGACACTATTTGAGCATACCATTTTCTTTGTATGAAACATAAAACCATTTAACCTTTTTCCTACCCACCTAAAACCTTTATGAAGCTTTGGTTCATTTGAATAGCCAACATAGGCCATCAGCTAGACCTTTGCGAAAATTCACCCTTTAGAAATTGtattgaaaatgattttgaaaaaagaagatgGAACCTTtccatatttaaaaaaaaagatagaaaaacaaaagaatataaGATTGAAAGAAAGTGCATGATGGAGAGAAAACGAGTGTCTAATGAGCCATACTAGAATCTTTGTGCTTGAAAGAACATTAGGAggattattataattaaaagagtGGAAGAAAAGGAGAACAAGAGTAATGCAATCCATTCTTCATGAAAGTAGAAGTCAGTAAGGAAAACTGATCATACCTTTACCCTCTGTCCCGGTAAAAGCCTTGAAAGACCTCGGTGATCTTGATTGAGACGAATAACAAGTGATTGGAAAATACAGGCAAATATATGGGTTGAATCAATTATGTGTTTATCTTTGAGAGTGTGAGAGTTGATTTTGATTCCTTAATTCTTAAATGTTGATGAGCTTTGCCTGGGCATGTTATCTTTCTTAATGTGAGGGCATTCAAAATTCTCttgttgaacttgaatttgcatttgaagcaagaaTTGTGAGCTTGACTTCTATTTAATTATGACtagtcacaatttgaaacttttagtgCAAAATTGAACATTTCTTGTGTAGATCAAACCTCGTGTGCATTAATGTTGAGTCCCAAgtagcactatttgtagacGTCCCTGTTGACATTATTTATCATgtgatttacttgaggacaaggaAAACTTTAAGTAGGGGTGTGGATGAGTCagaaattttattcattttggGCTTAATATTTTATGCTCATAACTTATGTTAAAATGTTAATTTAtagcaatgaaggcaaaagagcaTGGCAAGGACATTACGAGGCAAAAGAGGAGCAAAATAGCTGTAAAAGTTGAAGGAAAGCAAAGCTGGTACTCGCTAAAGACACTCGGCGACTCATTGGGTGGACCTTCAGCTCGCTCAAAGTTTGAGAGTGCCAGCCCTTAGACAAGACGAACTTGTCGAGTAAACTGGTGGTTCGGATCGGTGAGGCTGATTTCCATCACCTAAAGTTACAAAATGATTTCGCTGAAAAAGACATGCCAAAGAGGTAAGTAGAGGAGCACTCAGCACATCATCTACCAGTTCGGCGAACCCgacttatttcactgagttaaCTCCATGCTGAAATTATTGAAACgtataaatgcaattttaaaaagaaaaaaagagttcCCACATTGTCCACTTCCGGCGTTTCTGATCctcaacattttaaaatattatttttacatttttgagTAGATATTTAGGGTTTGTTAGATTTTTAGCTTCAATTTAAGCATTTCGAGACTTGTGGATTGTTACTAAATCTGATGTACAACTTCGTTGGTAACGTTTCTTGTCCTTTTtcatgtttggctaaaaccctcaTTCTTGGGGGTGTAATAATATAGTTGAGTGCATTAATTAGATGGGTGTTGttatttactgattttattgtttatttgaagtgggttcaattaataatttgtgttttaatTGAGGAATTGTAGTTGCCAATGCAATTCTAGCTTAGTACTCTatacttgcttgagaaagaagtgtTAGATTTAAATTATTAGTTGATGATTCTACTGATTGTGTTGTTATGGATTTAGTTTGAGAAAGTGAATCTGAATGCAATGTTAGAAATCTAGCTTGAAAAAGTAGATTGATTAAGGTAACAGGTTGTTAATCTATGGTGtgcttgttgaggttcgaaagaactcaaTTGATTCTGATTAGTTGATTTAGAAATGACTGTTGCACCcaaaacctagcctacccactaagattcaacGACTTTCAGTAAACAATAATCATGCATTAAGTGAAATTGGCATTCAATTTATCACACTTCCAAGAAACCCTCTCTATTTCTTTAACCCTAGTTTTAGTAGTCGTAATTTGGTTACCCAAATCCCCCCATTTGAAATTAATTGTCAAAACCTTGtcatttagtttatttttgtgaaatgtctacatctacaaataattagaacaccattttatttcttaatcGAATTCTTTATCGTATCTCTTCCTGTGAGATCGACCTCAACTCTTAGTTGGGCTTATAGTTGTTAGCGACCACCTACATTTAGAATCAGATGAAGTTTCGTTGAGTGTAACTAACGAATAGAGTAtttagacaatatcttgatatgtttgtgatcgtctttattgatgaagtCTTGATTTACTCACAGAATTAGAATGACCATATCGATTATTTGTGGATTATATTGAAAGTCCTAAAGGACTAACTAATATTTGAAAACTTTAATAAATGTTAGTTTTTGTTAAGATCCATGACTTTTCTTGGTCACGTTATTTTTGTAAAGCGTATTGAGGTAGATCTTAAGAAAATGAATGCGGTgaagaattggcctagacctctatccccttcaATATTCAAAGTTTTTTAGGTTTGGccggatattatagaaggttcgtggaagagTTTTCTTTGATTGCCTCTCCCTTGACTGCATTGTCCCAAGAATTTAAAGATCGACTTACCTTTGATTTGGTGTTGATTTTACGAAAAGGATCTGATGGTTTTGTTGATTATTGTGATTCTTCAAGGATAAGATTAGGATGTGTTCTTATgaaaatttgtaatattattgcttatgcgtcaagacaacttaagattcatgaaaagaactatcttACCCATGATTTGGAGCAAGCGATGGTGGTTTTCGCCTTAAATATTTGGAGACAGTATTTGTATGATGTCCATGTTGATGTCTTTACCGACAACAagtgtttgcaatatgtgttcaagAAAAATGATCTAAATCTACCCCAACATAGATGGCTAGAATTATTGAAGGACTATGACAGCAGTGTCCTCGACTACCCGGAAAAAATTTGTGTGGTGGCTAATGCCTTAAGTCAATTGTCTATGAATAGTGTTGCCCATGTTGAGAAAGGTAAGAAACAGTTAGCTTGTGATGTTCATAGACTAGCTTGGCTACGTGTTTGCTTGGTTAATTCAATCGAGGGGGATGTCACTGTTGATAATGGTGCAGAATCATCGTATGTGTTTGATGTGAAATACAATAAAGGTCTTGATCCTATTTTTGTTGAGTTGAAAGAAGTGATGCTTAAAAGGTCTGTTGAGGATTTCTCCAAAAGGGGAGATCATGTGCTTTAATAAAAAGGTCAGTTGTGTGtttcaaatgttgatgatttgagagagaagattttATTAGAGGTCTATTGAGGCTTTCAACCAAGGGGAAGATCAGTTGTTTAGATATCAAAATATGGGAGGCTTGTCCTAATACATTAGCATTTCCTCTTGGAAGTGGAAAGAACTGAATATGaactttattgttggtttactCCATAGTCGGTGACAACATGAATTGATTTGGACTATAGTAGATCATATGACAAAGttggctcatttcattcccatcaaggtttcttattttACGAAAtattatgctaagttatatcAAAGGGAGATTTTTAGGTTTCATGGAGTGCGCTTATCCATTATCTCTGTTCATGGTACCcattttacttcttctttttggaaatctttccaaaatgTTCGTGGTACTCATATCAAGCTTAGTACGACCTTTGATCATTAAACAAATGGGCGATGGGGGTGTACTACTCATATTTTGAAGATATTATGAGAGCTGGTGTGATTGATTTAAAGGGTAGTTGGAATaatcattttcctttgattgagtttgcatataatATAACTATCATTCAAGTATAGGTATGGCTTCATctgaggctctttatggtaggaggtgtgaATCTCatattgtttgatttgaagTTGGTAAGGTGTCCTTGATAGATCCTGAATTAGTACATGAGGCAACGAGGAAAATTTTACTTAATAGAGAAAGGCTGAAAACAGCCTAAAGTCGACAAAAGTTCTATGTCGATGTGAGAAGAAgatatcttgagtttgatgttgatgattgggtttacatgaaaatttcacctatgaagggtgttgtGAAGTTTAGAAAGacggggaagcttagtccccaatATGTAGTCCGATAACAAATTCTGAGGCATATTGGTAAAGTTCCATATATGCTTGATTTGTCTAATCAGTTAGCATTGGTACATCCTCTATTTTATGTATCCTTCCTTAataagtgtgttggagatccgataTCTATTGTTCCTTTGAATGGTTTTGGagttaaaaagaatatttgttATGAGGAATTtttggttgagattttagactgACTAGTTTgaaagttgagaaacaaagaagttgcttccgtgaaGTTTCTTTTGAGGAATAACTTATTTGTGGGTGATACTCGGGAGGTCAGGGCAGATATGATGTAtggatatcctcatctttttcctccgTTCCTagtctagcttgaggtatttagcTTTTCATGGTTCACTCTTATTGATTCATGTGTCTAAGTCATTCTCATGTTTCTTCAtgcatgcatgttcatgaaaaatgtgatttttgatgtgatgatATAGCTTGGAGTGATTCTctatgtttatgtgcatttgaatATGAATTGCATGTATGCTTTCTGAAATGATGATTTGAATAtggtttagcttggagttgattcCCTCCCTTGgttatgtgcatttatgtgatttcattcatgttgggttgttagttctCTCCTACTCTATTAATGCTAGCTTGAGTCCCATTCGAGGATGCATGTTTCCAAGgaagagatattgtaacacttcAGAAGTTTGGAAGTCGAAGGGAAAAGGATAATGTAGGAAACTCTATGAGGCTGGTTTCAGGAGTCCAACCTAAGGACCGTAGGAAGTCCTACGGTCCATAGGAAGGGAATCGTAGAACTAGGGTAgagtttttgaaatttcaagtttcaGTACCCCATTTTATGGTTGACTAGGATGGCCCGTCAATCCTTGTACAATTCGTAATTTGGTCTCGTAGGTAAGTCctagacttagtgaaattttgagggTTAACTTTCTTTCTATGGTAGATGTGTATGGAATGAAGGAAGACCTATGAGTCGTAGATAGGTCCCGTCAAAGTTGgtctaaattcaaaattttgtgtACTTTTCTATGTTGACCAATACGGTCGTAGAAAGTTTTACGACACGTAGGTCCAAACAATAGAAATGGGTCGGCAGTTATTTTTAAAggtgattttaaatattttctctaagtGAATAATGCCTAACTAGGTCGCTTTGGTCCTAATCCTAAGTCCTATGTAAGTCTTTTTAGCCCTAAACCTACCCATTCTAATCATTCACCTAAATCCCTAAATTCCCTGAAAGTTCATCCCTTCAAAATTCCCTTAAATTCAAGGAAGAACAGATTAGGGTTTCAAGCACCAAGGTCTCAAATTCACAATAGCAATTGGGATTTGAACTCTAAAGTATGTTAGTATTCACCACAGTGTTCCTAAAATCTCCAATTTTACAAGATTAGATTATTTATTCAAAGTTAGAACTTTATTCAATCTTCATGggttattttcaatatttattaaatcaatggttttctatcttttatacatgaattgaagtaattatatgtttttaa
Protein-coding regions in this window:
- the LOC125859013 gene encoding uncharacterized protein LOC125859013; protein product: MVVFALNIWRQYLYDVHVDVFTDNKCLQYVFKKNDLNLPQHRWLELLKDYDSSVLDYPEKICVVANALSQLSMNSVAHVEKGKKQLACDVHRLAWLRVCLVNSIEGDVTVDNGAESSYVFDVKYNKGLDPIFVELKEVMLKRSVEDFSKRGDHVL